In one Nicotiana tomentosiformis chromosome 6, ASM39032v3, whole genome shotgun sequence genomic region, the following are encoded:
- the LOC104121491 gene encoding uncharacterized protein, translating into MTRRLTYVAPRVVKKAIAATGGFVKEMATYMVMDDLVVKPMSAISSIALLNKFNVKDVGVLEEKVVNLGMEEALKLLKASFESKTVLTSAFMSTGEELCEAENELQHIIKLDVSVYSCPFSGFLLFIGSVIRC; encoded by the exons ATGACAAGAAGGTTAACATATGTTGCTCCACGGGTAGTGAAGAAAGCTATCGCAGCTACAGGGGGGTTTGTGAAGGAGATGGCGACATACATGGTTATGGATGACTTAGTGGTTAAGCCTATGTCCGCCATTTCTAGCATTGCCCTTCTCAACAAGTTTAATGTTAAGGATGTTGGAGTACTAGAGGAGAAAGTAGTAAATTTAGGAATGGAAGAG GCGCTGAAGTTGCTGAAGGCATCTTTCGAGTCGAAAACAGTTCTCACAAGTGCTTTCATGAGCACAGGAGAAGAGCTGTGTGAAGCAGAGAATGAGCTACAACACATAATAAAATTGGATGTTTCAGTTTATAGTTGTCCTTTTAGCGGCTTCCTTTTGTTTATAGGTTCAGTTATCCGTTGCTAA